One genomic region from Populus nigra chromosome 8, ddPopNigr1.1, whole genome shotgun sequence encodes:
- the LOC133700352 gene encoding EPIDERMAL PATTERNING FACTOR-like protein 5 isoform X2: MEASSICCLVLALQIVSLVSAASRPFAPNSGVAVNQAGHSLQSLQVPLDSNFDPQSGSEKGIKTKDGVAGGMIIEAAAGYAKGITKIGSTPPSCEHKCHGCTPCEAIQVPAISKTGTHHLSVNYANYEPEGWKCKCGPSFYSP, encoded by the exons ATGGAGGCAAGTTCTATTTGCTGTTTAGTGCTAGCACTGCAGATAGTGAGTTTGGTTTCTGCAGCAAGCAGGCCTTTTGCACCTAATAGCGGTGTTGCTGTCAACCAAGCAG GACACAGCCTTCAATCTTTACAAGTTCCACTGGACTCGAACTTTGACCCCCAATCAGGTTCCGAAAAA GGCATTAAAACCAAAGATGGGGTGGCGGGTGGGATGATAATCGAGGCAGCAGCAGGTTATGCTAAAGGCATTACTAAAATCGGGTCCACCCCACCAAGTTGTGAGCACAAGTGCCATGGCTGCACTCCTTGTGAAGCAATTCAAGTGCCAGCCATCAGCAAAACCGGCACCCACCATTTAAGTGTAAACTATGCAAATTACGAGCCTGAAGGTTGGAAATGTAAATGTGGACCTTCCTTCTATAGCCCTTGA
- the LOC133700352 gene encoding EPIDERMAL PATTERNING FACTOR-like protein 5 isoform X1, with amino-acid sequence MEASSICCLVLALQIVSLVSAASRPFAPNSGVAVNQAVTGHSLQSLQVPLDSNFDPQSGSEKGIKTKDGVAGGMIIEAAAGYAKGITKIGSTPPSCEHKCHGCTPCEAIQVPAISKTGTHHLSVNYANYEPEGWKCKCGPSFYSP; translated from the exons ATGGAGGCAAGTTCTATTTGCTGTTTAGTGCTAGCACTGCAGATAGTGAGTTTGGTTTCTGCAGCAAGCAGGCCTTTTGCACCTAATAGCGGTGTTGCTGTCAACCAAGCAG TCACAGGACACAGCCTTCAATCTTTACAAGTTCCACTGGACTCGAACTTTGACCCCCAATCAGGTTCCGAAAAA GGCATTAAAACCAAAGATGGGGTGGCGGGTGGGATGATAATCGAGGCAGCAGCAGGTTATGCTAAAGGCATTACTAAAATCGGGTCCACCCCACCAAGTTGTGAGCACAAGTGCCATGGCTGCACTCCTTGTGAAGCAATTCAAGTGCCAGCCATCAGCAAAACCGGCACCCACCATTTAAGTGTAAACTATGCAAATTACGAGCCTGAAGGTTGGAAATGTAAATGTGGACCTTCCTTCTATAGCCCTTGA